In one Trichlorobacter lovleyi SZ genomic region, the following are encoded:
- a CDS encoding aldolase catalytic domain-containing protein — protein sequence MKSIQILDCTLRDGGFVNDWNFGLGSMKSIISRLDKAGVDMVEIGFIDERRSYDPNRAIQPDTQSFQAVLQGLDIRNSLILGMVDYGTCDIDKIAPKEHSYIDGIRVIFKKKDQDAALRYLQQIKAKGYKIYVNPVSITGYSDEEICSLIGKINGLDPEGVSIVDTYGLMHRKDLLHYFRLFDKYLSNHITLGYHAHNNFQLVYANSIELCELLGERNIIIDSSLYGMGKGAGNANTELIAMYYNENINSKYEVEHLLEAIDVDILKEYAKAPWGYSLSYYLAASNDCHPDYAKYLLSKKTLAVKSVNELLTSLPVTHKLAFNRELIERLYVEYQDVACNDAAAYRRLAAEITGRKVLLIGPGASIVNDADAIMSYIKQNSPVLISINFINDMYPIDYVFMGNSKRYSQFFHNLHGTNRNAKIITTSNITASGEHIDFVFNYGKLLDETEVVRDNPLLMMLNILTKLGCVDVTIAGFDGYDQNVAQNYYDQYIPFLYCHDNVLLRNSAIANKLKVISKDMSIRSITKTLYL from the coding sequence ATGAAATCTATTCAAATTCTTGATTGTACGCTACGTGACGGCGGTTTTGTCAATGACTGGAATTTTGGGCTGGGAAGCATGAAAAGCATTATCAGTCGGTTGGATAAAGCCGGCGTTGATATGGTTGAAATAGGCTTTATTGACGAGCGGCGTTCATATGATCCAAACAGGGCAATTCAACCGGATACCCAGTCATTTCAAGCGGTATTACAGGGTCTTGATATCCGCAACTCATTGATACTTGGTATGGTTGATTATGGCACTTGCGACATTGATAAGATAGCCCCCAAAGAGCATTCATATATCGACGGGATCAGGGTTATTTTTAAGAAAAAAGATCAAGATGCTGCACTCCGGTATCTGCAACAGATTAAGGCCAAAGGTTACAAAATATATGTTAACCCGGTATCTATTACTGGATACTCAGATGAAGAAATCTGCTCACTAATAGGCAAAATAAACGGTCTTGACCCTGAAGGGGTCTCTATTGTTGATACTTACGGGCTTATGCACCGGAAGGATCTCCTGCACTATTTCCGGCTGTTCGATAAATACCTGAGCAATCACATTACTTTAGGATACCATGCGCATAATAATTTCCAGCTTGTTTACGCGAATTCGATAGAGCTATGCGAATTGTTGGGTGAACGCAATATTATTATTGACAGTTCTCTCTATGGCATGGGCAAAGGTGCGGGGAATGCAAATACCGAATTGATCGCCATGTACTACAATGAAAATATTAACAGCAAGTATGAAGTAGAACATCTGCTTGAAGCAATTGATGTTGATATTCTTAAGGAATATGCTAAGGCCCCGTGGGGTTATTCGCTGTCGTATTATCTTGCTGCATCTAACGACTGCCATCCTGATTATGCGAAGTATTTGCTATCAAAGAAGACACTTGCGGTTAAGTCAGTCAATGAACTGCTTACTTCCCTGCCAGTTACCCATAAGCTGGCATTCAACAGAGAACTGATTGAAAGGCTATATGTAGAATACCAGGACGTAGCTTGTAATGATGCCGCTGCTTATAGAAGACTTGCTGCAGAGATAACAGGCCGTAAGGTTCTTCTTATTGGGCCAGGTGCGTCCATAGTTAATGATGCAGATGCTATAATGTCTTATATTAAACAGAATAGTCCCGTCCTTATTTCAATTAATTTTATTAATGACATGTACCCTATTGACTATGTATTCATGGGAAATTCAAAAAGGTACAGCCAGTTTTTCCATAATCTGCATGGTACTAACAGAAACGCAAAAATAATTACGACCTCAAATATTACGGCTTCTGGTGAGCATATTGACTTCGTATTCAACTATGGAAAACTTCTTGACGAGACTGAGGTTGTAAGAGACAACCCACTGCTTATGATGTTAAACATATTAACTAAATTAGGCTGTGTAGATGTGACAATTGCCGGATTTGATGGCTATGACCAGAACGTAGCGCAGAATTACTATGATCAATATATTCCATTCTTATACTGTCATGATAACGTGCTGTTGAGAAATAGCGCTATAGCTAATAAACTTAAAGTTATTTCAAAAGATATGTCTATTCGTAGTATTACCAAAACATTGTATTTATAA
- a CDS encoding SDR family NAD(P)-dependent oxidoreductase, with protein sequence MGKTVFITGGSRGIGKAIVDAFSRNGYTIIAPTRAEMDLSSDSSVLNYFERNKIQVDCIVNNAGINPLSQIENVNDCDIEEAININLKAPILIVRSLVSSMKERKYGHIVNVSSIWGVVSKEKRTVYSITKNGLHGLTNTLAVELGAYNILVNTVCPGFTNTELTKKNVSTDEAKAIATNIPLGRFAEPAEIASLIYFLGSEQNSYITGQKIVIDGGFTVL encoded by the coding sequence ATGGGAAAGACAGTATTTATAACTGGTGGTAGTAGAGGTATTGGCAAAGCGATAGTTGATGCATTTTCCAGAAATGGATATACAATAATAGCGCCAACAAGGGCTGAAATGGACCTTTCTTCTGATAGTTCAGTATTGAATTATTTTGAACGTAACAAAATACAAGTTGATTGTATTGTCAATAATGCTGGTATAAATCCACTATCTCAAATTGAAAATGTAAATGATTGCGATATTGAAGAAGCTATAAATATTAATCTTAAAGCACCTATACTCATTGTGAGATCTCTTGTCTCGAGTATGAAAGAACGGAAATACGGACATATTGTTAATGTCTCATCTATTTGGGGAGTAGTTTCAAAAGAAAAGAGAACAGTTTATTCAATTACAAAAAATGGCTTACATGGTCTTACCAACACACTCGCCGTTGAGCTTGGCGCGTATAACATCCTCGTAAATACCGTATGTCCAGGTTTCACTAATACGGAGCTTACTAAAAAGAATGTCTCCACTGATGAGGCAAAAGCTATTGCCACAAATATTCCTCTCGGCAGATTTGCAGAGCCTGCTGAAATTGCTTCACTGATATATTTTCTTGGATCTGAACAAAATTCTTATATTACGGGTCAGAAAATAGTCATAGATGGAGGTTTTACAGTACTATGA
- a CDS encoding thiamine pyrophosphate-binding protein, with the protein MEMKVSDYIASFMVENGITDLFTVTGGGAMHLNDSLGNHPELVSTYNHHEQACAIAAEAYARLTGRIALVCVTSGPGGTNAITGVMGGWVDSIPMFVISGQVKFSTTIASTNVPLRQLGDQEFNIVDSVRCMTKYAVMLTEPESIAYHLERALFLAGHGRPGPVWLDIPLNVQGALIETDALQHYDPSEDAVQVVAPPSNDVYSQLIEKICNARKPVILAGSGIRLSGSHDVFIQLLEKLNIPVVTAWNAHDNLWDDHPLYCGRPGTIGTRGGNFVVQNCDLLLSLGCRMNIRQISYNWENFAKDAYLVAVDIDAGELKKPTLTVDMPIHADLGDFLPGLLGAMQADHKLGNIEWLEWCRKINQKYPAVQPHHYTPHSPVNPYVFMDRLSQYLDEGDVTVTGNGSACVCSFQAMVIKKNQRLFTNSGCASMGYGLPAALGAAVALGGKRVICLDGDGSIQMNLQELQTIIHNKLNLKIFWLNNDGYHSIRQTQTNIFNARFCGVNETSGISFPSADKIARAYGFEFIKIDAVEDMDEKIKKVLLSDTSIVCEVILNPAQGFEPKLSSRILQDGTMVSPSLEDMFPFLSAEEMKMNAYK; encoded by the coding sequence ATGGAAATGAAGGTTTCAGATTACATTGCGTCATTTATGGTTGAAAACGGCATCACCGACCTGTTTACCGTGACGGGTGGTGGTGCAATGCACCTTAATGATTCATTGGGTAACCATCCTGAGCTGGTTTCAACCTATAACCATCATGAGCAGGCATGTGCAATTGCGGCAGAAGCGTATGCCCGGCTAACCGGCAGGATTGCTTTGGTCTGTGTGACCAGTGGTCCTGGTGGCACCAATGCGATTACTGGTGTTATGGGAGGGTGGGTCGATTCAATCCCGATGTTTGTAATTTCGGGGCAAGTTAAGTTTTCAACAACTATTGCTTCTACCAACGTGCCGCTTCGACAGTTAGGGGACCAAGAGTTTAATATCGTCGATTCCGTGCGGTGTATGACCAAGTATGCAGTGATGTTGACGGAGCCTGAGTCCATTGCCTACCACCTTGAGCGAGCTCTCTTCCTTGCCGGACATGGCAGGCCAGGCCCTGTGTGGCTTGACATCCCGCTGAATGTACAGGGGGCTCTCATTGAAACAGATGCGCTCCAGCATTACGACCCGTCTGAAGATGCTGTTCAGGTGGTTGCGCCACCTTCCAATGATGTGTATTCCCAGCTTATTGAAAAAATTTGTAATGCCCGAAAACCTGTAATACTCGCCGGTAGCGGTATTCGTCTTTCCGGTAGTCATGATGTCTTTATACAGCTACTTGAAAAACTTAACATCCCTGTTGTCACAGCGTGGAATGCCCATGACAATCTATGGGACGATCACCCCTTGTATTGTGGGCGTCCAGGCACTATCGGCACACGAGGCGGTAATTTTGTTGTCCAAAACTGTGACCTGCTGCTATCGCTTGGTTGCCGGATGAATATTCGCCAGATAAGTTATAATTGGGAAAATTTTGCGAAAGATGCGTATCTCGTCGCCGTAGATATTGATGCGGGAGAATTGAAAAAGCCAACATTAACAGTAGATATGCCGATTCATGCGGATTTGGGTGATTTTTTGCCGGGGCTGCTTGGGGCGATGCAAGCCGATCATAAGCTTGGAAATATCGAATGGTTGGAGTGGTGTCGGAAGATAAACCAGAAGTATCCTGCGGTACAGCCCCATCACTACACCCCCCACTCTCCAGTCAACCCGTATGTTTTCATGGACAGGCTCTCACAGTATCTTGATGAGGGAGATGTGACCGTGACAGGAAACGGCAGTGCCTGTGTGTGCTCATTCCAGGCCATGGTTATCAAAAAAAATCAGCGGCTCTTCACAAACTCAGGGTGTGCCAGCATGGGCTACGGTCTTCCCGCTGCGCTTGGTGCTGCTGTCGCTCTTGGCGGCAAACGGGTAATCTGCCTTGACGGTGATGGTAGTATTCAGATGAATTTGCAGGAGTTACAGACTATTATTCACAATAAACTCAACTTGAAAATATTCTGGTTAAATAACGACGGGTACCACTCCATTCGTCAAACCCAAACCAATATTTTTAATGCGAGGTTTTGCGGCGTAAATGAAACCAGCGGTATAAGTTTTCCCAGTGCGGATAAAATTGCACGAGCATATGGTTTTGAATTTATTAAAATTGATGCCGTTGAAGACATGGATGAAAAAATAAAGAAAGTCTTGCTATCGGATACCTCTATTGTGTGCGAAGTGATTCTAAATCCTGCTCAGGGGTTTGAGCCCAAGTTGTCTTCACGCATACTTCAGGACGGTACAATGGTTTCGCCATCGCTTGAAGACATGTTTCCATTTTTGAGCGCTGAAGAAATGAAAATGAATGCTTACAAATAA
- a CDS encoding NAD-dependent epimerase/dehydratase family protein — MNIFLTGGSGFIGKNIIETLGGTYNIIAPSSKELDLTDEQAVQTFFRVNSIDIVIHGAVKPGHRNAKDPSNQLYVNTRMYFNIVRNAGRFQRLIFLGSGAVYDVSQSIAKVDEDTFDTHVPADEHGFSKYIIAKHIKHLNDAVALNIFGIFGKYEDYAIRFISNAICKALFDLPITIRQNRLFDYLYIDDLMPVLEHFIHNKPLSSTYNVTPESSVELTTVAELVRARSGKDLPIVVATHGLGLEYSGSNARLCSDLPQMAFTPLVAAIDSLYSWYEQQKDSINRDALLTDK, encoded by the coding sequence ATGAATATTTTTTTAACGGGTGGTAGCGGCTTTATTGGAAAAAATATTATCGAGACGCTAGGCGGTACATACAATATAATTGCCCCGTCAAGTAAGGAACTCGACCTGACGGATGAACAGGCTGTTCAAACGTTCTTCCGTGTGAATTCAATTGATATTGTCATTCACGGCGCTGTCAAGCCAGGGCACCGTAATGCTAAAGACCCGTCCAATCAGCTGTATGTAAATACGCGGATGTATTTTAATATCGTTCGGAATGCAGGAAGATTCCAACGCCTGATTTTTCTTGGGTCGGGGGCTGTGTACGACGTCAGTCAATCAATAGCAAAAGTGGATGAAGATACCTTTGACACCCATGTGCCGGCAGACGAACATGGCTTTTCGAAATATATTATTGCCAAACATATAAAACACCTGAATGATGCTGTCGCGTTGAATATTTTTGGTATATTTGGAAAATATGAGGATTACGCGATCCGATTCATATCCAATGCCATTTGCAAGGCCCTTTTTGATCTCCCTATTACCATCAGGCAAAACCGGCTATTTGATTATCTCTATATTGATGATCTTATGCCGGTATTAGAGCATTTCATTCATAACAAACCCCTATCCTCCACTTACAATGTAACACCAGAGTCTTCAGTTGAGCTGACAACCGTTGCAGAACTGGTTAGAGCCCGTTCTGGGAAAGATCTGCCCATCGTGGTTGCCACCCATGGGCTTGGTTTGGAATACAGCGGCAGCAATGCAAGGCTTTGCTCTGATCTTCCTCAAATGGCGTTTACGCCGCTTGTCGCAGCAATAGACTCCTTGTACTCGTGGTACGAACAACAAAAAGACAGCATTAACCGTGATGCACTTTTAACTGACAAATAG
- a CDS encoding AroB-related putative sugar phosphate phospholyase (cyclizing), which yields MNINSYNKTYTVDTVDVIDLQNFVGSSVYLIVFDKKVYDIYKGTAFKDLDVSRAVFLEADENCKTIDTAVEICKIMADIPFNKNSILISIGGGIIQDITGFAANIYNRGIRWIFIPTTLLAQCDSCIGGKTSLNLMNYKNILGTFYAPDRIMIDLNFVTTLSEDDYLSGLGEVAKFNIMAAHDGIELLERHIDRLLHRDIECLRAFLKRSLEFKKKFIEEDEFDKGVRNLLNFAHTFGHAFESVSHYAIPHGQAVTLGLLMANMISFDRGLLDHNLKCRIEKLCVRLISVKLDYHWFEPSSIIGAMKRDKKRTSEQLTAVLFKSDLGLEIVHDLRPEEVERSLLELISYLKLSKLC from the coding sequence ATGAATATTAATTCTTATAATAAAACATACACTGTTGATACAGTAGATGTTATCGACTTGCAAAATTTTGTTGGTAGTTCTGTATACCTTATTGTTTTTGATAAGAAAGTGTATGATATATATAAAGGCACTGCTTTTAAGGACTTAGATGTAAGTAGAGCTGTTTTTTTAGAGGCCGATGAGAATTGTAAGACTATTGATACTGCTGTTGAAATATGCAAAATAATGGCTGATATTCCATTTAATAAAAATAGTATCTTAATATCTATTGGGGGGGGAATCATACAGGATATAACTGGGTTTGCTGCCAATATATACAATAGAGGGATACGATGGATTTTTATTCCAACTACTCTTCTTGCGCAATGTGATAGTTGTATAGGCGGCAAAACATCATTAAATCTTATGAATTATAAAAATATTCTGGGAACATTTTATGCGCCGGACAGGATAATGATCGATTTGAATTTTGTAACCACCTTGTCAGAAGACGATTATTTAAGTGGACTTGGAGAAGTGGCAAAATTCAATATAATGGCTGCACATGACGGTATAGAGCTACTCGAAAGACACATTGATAGGCTTCTGCACCGAGATATTGAATGTCTGCGTGCCTTTTTGAAACGTTCTTTGGAGTTTAAGAAAAAATTTATTGAAGAGGATGAGTTTGATAAGGGTGTACGTAACCTCCTTAATTTTGCCCATACCTTTGGTCATGCTTTTGAGTCTGTAAGCCATTACGCCATCCCGCACGGTCAGGCAGTTACATTGGGTTTGCTGATGGCTAATATGATCTCCTTTGATCGTGGGCTTCTTGACCACAATCTGAAGTGTCGGATAGAAAAACTGTGTGTACGGCTAATTTCAGTAAAGCTTGACTACCATTGGTTTGAGCCGAGTAGTATTATTGGGGCAATGAAGAGGGATAAAAAGAGGACATCTGAGCAGTTGACGGCAGTGCTCTTTAAAAGCGATTTAGGGCTTGAAATTGTTCATGACTTAAGGCCTGAAGAAGTAGAGCGAAGCTTGCTTGAGCTGATTTCGTATCTTAAATTGAGCAAGCTTTGCTAA
- the rfbH gene encoding lipopolysaccharide biosynthesis protein RfbH, whose protein sequence is MSEPNSELRGSSVIRIEEYVLSTDQKELLRQRVVKAACEYYQHAHVHHKEFEPGDRIPYAGRIFDDAEISALIDSSLEFWLTSGRYAEKFEKEFADYIGVQHCSLTNSGSSANLLAFMALTSPKLGERRIHRGDEVITVAAGFPTTVAPIIQYGAVPVFVDVCLPTYNIDVTRLDAALSDKTKAVMVAHTLGNPFDITAVKAFCDKHNLWLIEDNCDALGSRYLFRGQWCYTGTIGHIGTSSFYPPHHMTMGEGGAVYTNDPLIKRLIESFRDWGRDCWCPSGRDNTCSNRFGQQFGELPFGYDHKYVYSHFGYNLKVTDMQAAIGCAQLQKLPGFVEARKRNWQMLRDGLADLQDQLILPEAAENSDPSWFGFLLTVRRESGFTRDRLVAQLELHGIQTRMLFAGNLTKHPCFDEMRKSGEGYRVADDLSVTDQIMRDTFWVGVYPGMTEPMIEHMISVMRQQLR, encoded by the coding sequence ATGTCTGAACCAAATAGCGAGTTACGAGGCTCAAGCGTAATTCGAATTGAGGAGTATGTTTTGAGTACAGACCAGAAAGAACTGCTACGACAGCGCGTGGTGAAAGCCGCATGTGAATATTATCAGCATGCTCACGTTCACCATAAAGAATTTGAACCTGGGGACCGCATTCCATACGCAGGCAGAATTTTTGATGATGCGGAAATAAGTGCCTTGATCGATTCGTCCCTTGAGTTCTGGCTCACTAGCGGTCGATATGCGGAAAAATTCGAAAAAGAGTTTGCTGATTATATCGGCGTGCAGCATTGCTCACTGACCAACTCGGGTTCGTCGGCCAATTTACTGGCTTTTATGGCCCTTACTTCTCCAAAACTTGGAGAGCGCAGGATACATAGGGGGGATGAGGTCATCACTGTAGCTGCAGGCTTCCCTACAACAGTTGCGCCTATCATCCAGTACGGCGCAGTGCCGGTTTTCGTAGATGTCTGTCTGCCCACTTACAATATTGATGTCACCCGGCTTGATGCCGCCCTTTCTGATAAAACCAAGGCGGTCATGGTTGCCCATACTCTTGGCAATCCCTTTGACATCACCGCAGTGAAGGCGTTTTGCGACAAGCACAACCTGTGGCTTATAGAAGACAACTGTGATGCCCTTGGGTCACGCTATTTATTTAGAGGTCAATGGTGCTATACCGGCACGATCGGGCATATCGGCACCTCTAGTTTCTACCCGCCTCACCACATGACTATGGGGGAGGGGGGCGCGGTTTATACCAATGATCCCTTGATAAAGCGCCTGATCGAATCGTTTCGTGACTGGGGACGTGACTGTTGGTGCCCGTCAGGACGGGACAACACCTGCAGTAACCGCTTTGGTCAGCAGTTTGGTGAACTGCCGTTTGGGTACGACCATAAGTATGTCTACTCCCACTTCGGCTATAATCTGAAGGTGACTGATATGCAGGCTGCCATTGGCTGTGCTCAACTACAAAAACTGCCCGGTTTTGTTGAAGCACGCAAACGAAACTGGCAGATGCTGCGAGATGGACTGGCAGATCTGCAGGATCAACTTATTTTGCCAGAGGCGGCTGAAAACAGCGACCCTTCCTGGTTTGGGTTCCTGCTGACTGTACGTAGGGAATCAGGATTTACACGGGATAGATTGGTTGCCCAGCTTGAATTGCACGGCATTCAAACCCGTATGCTCTTTGCCGGTAATCTGACCAAGCACCCTTGCTTTGATGAGATGCGAAAAAGCGGTGAAGGGTATCGAGTGGCGGATGATCTTTCTGTAACTGACCAGATTATGCGTGATACTTTCTGGGTAGGGGTGTATCCGGGGATGACGGAGCCAATGATTGAGCATATGATCAGTGTTATGAGGCAGCAGTTGAGGTGA